The nucleotide sequence CCTTTTGTGTATGCTTATTTATTAATTATTAATCATGTTTCATAAAGAAGGATTTAAAATAATGACGATTGCTGCAATTTTATTTATTGCGGTTAATGTGGTTTCATACCTTTCCATAAACACTTATTGGATAAAGTTCGCTATACTCGCTGTGAGTATACTATTATTCTTATTAGTGTTACATTTTTTTAGAAATCCTGCTCGTCCAACTATTTTAGATAACGCAAATGTTGTGTCTCCAGTAGATGGAAAAGTAGTAGTTATAGAAGAAGTGTTTGAAAAAGAATACTTTAAAGATAAGCGTTTACAGGTTTCTATATTCATGTCTCCGTTAAATGTTCACGTTACCAGACACCCAGTGGGAGGAACTGTAAAATTTAGCAAATATCATCCCGGGAAATTCCTGGTAGCTTGGCATCCAAAATCTAGCGAAGAGAATGAAAGAACTACAGTAGTTGTAGAGAATCCAGTATTTGGAGAAGTTCTTTACAGACAAATTGCGGGAGCTATGGCTAAGAGAATTGTAAACTATGCTCAAGAAGGAGAAGAAGTTGTACAAGGAAGTGATAGTGGTTTTATTAAGTTTGGATCTCGTGTAGATGTGTTCTTACCTTTAAACACCAAAATAGATGTAAAACTTAACGATAAAGTTAAAGGAGGAGTATCTATTATTGCCTCAATTTAATACAATATAATGTCTGACATTTTAGATAAAAGATTCCTGAAGGCTTACGAAATTGCCTGTAACACTACGCTTAAATTGCCACCAGATATTATGTTGCATTTTTATGCATATTATAAAAGAGCCACCCAAAAAGATGGTTTTTATGTTCCAAGAGAAGATGAAGACATCCGGAGCGGTTTTAAGGCAAATGCCATGTTACAAGTGGAAGATCTTTCAGATACTGAAGCAAAGGCAAAATATATAGAAATGGTAGAAAAATATATAGGGGAAGTTTAACTTCCCCTATATATTTTTAAATCGATATGTTACTTTCAAAGATTATTTTAATGCCCGAAGACTTGCTTTAATAGTCTCTATTTTTGCCTGAGCATCTGCTTGCTTGGCTTTTTCTACCGCTACCACACTATCTGGCGCATTACTTACAAAACGTTCATTAGAGAGCTTCTTTTCTACAGATTTTAAGAAGCCTTGAGTATACTTAAGCTCTTCCTCTAGTTTTTTAATTTCTGCATT is from Gillisia sp. Hel1_33_143 and encodes:
- a CDS encoding phosphatidylserine decarboxylase family protein, translated to MFHKEGFKIMTIAAILFIAVNVVSYLSINTYWIKFAILAVSILLFLLVLHFFRNPARPTILDNANVVSPVDGKVVVIEEVFEKEYFKDKRLQVSIFMSPLNVHVTRHPVGGTVKFSKYHPGKFLVAWHPKSSEENERTTVVVENPVFGEVLYRQIAGAMAKRIVNYAQEGEEVVQGSDSGFIKFGSRVDVFLPLNTKIDVKLNDKVKGGVSIIASI
- a CDS encoding acyl-CoA-binding protein, producing the protein MSDILDKRFLKAYEIACNTTLKLPPDIMLHFYAYYKRATQKDGFYVPREDEDIRSGFKANAMLQVEDLSDTEAKAKYIEMVEKYIGEV